The Pseudomonas sp. SCA2728.1_7 DNA segment ATCGCCGGTTCCTGCGCTTCGTTCGCCAGCGCGGCACAGGCTAACGGTCCGGAAAACTACTTTTTCGTGCTGGAAGACCTCGACGAACAGCGACTGGTTGGCTGCTCGGAAATTCTCGCCACAGCTGGCTTCGACGAGCCGTTCTACAGCCTGCGCAACCGCCATTTCACCAGCGCGTCACGCGAGCTGAACATCGAACACGGCGTGCCGGCGCTGTCGCTGTGCCACGACCTCAACGACCACACGCTGCTGCGCGGTTTTCATATCGACGCCGCGCTGGTGCGCACGCCGTTCTCCGAATTGCTGTCACGGGCGCGCCTGTTGTTCATCGCCGCCCATGCGCCGCGCTTTGCCGAGGCGGTGATTACCGAAATCGTCGGCTACAGCGACGAGGCCGGCAATTCACCGTTCTGGGATGCGCTGGGCAAACATTTCTTCGACCTGCCCTACGCGGAGGCCGAACGCCTGTGCGGCCTGCAGAGCCGCTCGTTCCTGGCTGAACTGATGCCGCAATACCCGATCTACGTGCCGATGCTGCCGCAAGCGGCGCAGGACTGCATCGGTCGCATCCACCCGGACGGTCAGGAAGCGTTCGACATCCTTGAGCGTGAAGGCTTCGAAACCAACAGCTACATCGACCTGTTCGACGCTGGCCCGACCCTGTATGCGCGCACCTCGAATATCCGTTCGATTGCCCGCAGCCAGACTGCAACGGTGCAGCAACGGCCACAGATCGATGCCCGTGGCCGTTTCTTGCTGAGCAATGACGCACTGTCGGGCTTCCGGGCGATGATTGCCGAACTTGATTACCAACCCGATCAACCGTTGTCCCTCACCCCTGCAATGTGTGCGGCGCTGAACGTGACCGATGGCAGCCCGATCCGGCTGATTGCCCTGTGAAACCCGCGCGGTTG contains these protein-coding regions:
- a CDS encoding arginine N-succinyltransferase, encoding MLVLRPVEQTDLPQLQQLARDSLVGVTSLPDDSERLREKIAGSCASFASAAQANGPENYFFVLEDLDEQRLVGCSEILATAGFDEPFYSLRNRHFTSASRELNIEHGVPALSLCHDLNDHTLLRGFHIDAALVRTPFSELLSRARLLFIAAHAPRFAEAVITEIVGYSDEAGNSPFWDALGKHFFDLPYAEAERLCGLQSRSFLAELMPQYPIYVPMLPQAAQDCIGRIHPDGQEAFDILEREGFETNSYIDLFDAGPTLYARTSNIRSIARSQTATVQQRPQIDARGRFLLSNDALSGFRAMIAELDYQPDQPLSLTPAMCAALNVTDGSPIRLIAL